A region of the Pseudomonas silesiensis genome:
CACCCCCGCGATGGCGATCCAGGTCACCGACAACCTCGATCTCGGGGGTGCCGTCCGGGCGCGTTGGGACTATGACCCGGATCGCGACATCCAGAAGTTCAACTTCGACACCGCGATCCTCAGCGCCAATTACAACTCCGACACCTGGATCGGCGAAGCCAAGTACCGTTTCTACGGTCGAGCCTACCCTTACAACTACACAAAGCATGTCGGTGACGTCCAGTTCGCCGAATTGGCGTGGATCGGCTACAAGTTCAACCCCGACCAGCAGGTCCAGGTCGGCCTGAACCAGCTGCCGTTCGGTTTGCAGCCGTACTTCGGCAGCACGTTCTACCAAACCATGGGCAGCGTCGTGGGACTGGAAGACGTGGAAGAAGTCGGCGCCAAGTACATCCAGCAAAGCGGCGACTGGAATATTCAGGCCGGTTACTACCTGCGCCCGGCCTGGCAGGGCAAAGGCACCAGCAACGGTGAAACCTACTCGAGCGTGGTCTCCGAAGCGGACAGCTATGTCACCGACGGCAGCAACAACCAGGAACGCAACACCGTGGTCCTGCGGGTGGCCAAGGCGCTGGACCTGGGGCCGTGGAAGTCCGAAGTCGGGATCTCCGGCCTGACCTCGTCCCTGGAGAACCGCGACACCAACAACGATGGCCGGCGCAATGCCATGGCGGTGCACTACATCGGCAAAAACGGCCCGTGGGGCGTGCAACTGCAAGCCGCGCGACAGCAGATGTCCCCGCGCAACCCCGGCACTGATGAACTGGTGACTTTCGGCGGTTACGACGCCACCTACAACGTCGCCAGTCGCGGCAACTTGTACGTGGCGGATGTGAGCTACGACGTCAGCGGCAAGTACCTGTTCGATCAGATCAGCGGTGTGAAGCTGTACGCCAACTACAGCGCCTTCGATAAATCCGCGGACGATTTCAAGACCTCGCAACGGATGATTTTCGGCACCTCGTTCTCCCTCAGCAAACTGTGGATCGCCACGGAATGGTTGTACGGCAAGAATGATCCGGTCATCGGTGGCGGCAGCCTCACCCAGAGTCTGGGGGCTGGTGGTAGTAACCAGTGGGAAAACCAGTTGTACATGAACATCGGTTATTACTTCTGATCCGGATTTTTTGGTAACAGCCCTAAAGTCCTCTTTGCGAGCCTGAACTGGTCAAGTAAGTCCGGACACCGATTACGGTGTTCATGCCGCTTTTTTCTCCATGGCTATTGGCGACAGGTAGTTGTTGTAGCTGTGGAGCCTGGTGCGGTTGCCTGGGTATTTAATTGGGCTTCTATACGGCCCTTGGTTTAACGAATCCTCTCTCACTTCGAGGCATTAATCATGACGGATTTGCTTGCACAAAAAGATGTTGTAAATCACCTCCATCCATATACGGATGCTCGACTTCATGAGGCGGATGGCCCCCTCATTATCGAGCGTGGAGAAGGCGTTCATGTTTATGATAATCAAAATAAGCGATACATTGAGGCGATGTCAGGGCTATGGAGTGTAGCGCTTGGTTTCAGCAACCAGCGGCTGATCGAGGCTGCCGAAAAGCAGCTACGTACACTGCCGTTCTATCATGTGTTTTCCAGCAAGGCACACCGCCCCAGCATCGAGCTCGCCGAAAAATTGGTGGAGATGGCTCCGGTGCCGATGAGCAAAGTGTTTTTCACCAACTCCGGCTCTGAGGCAAACGACACAGTAGTTAAGCTTTTGTGGTACCGGAACAATGCTCTGGGGAAGCCCGCCAAGAAAAAGTTCATCAGTCGGCAGAACGCCTATCACGGTATCACTACCGTAAGTGCGAGCCTCACTGGGCTGCCGGCAAATCAGCGCGGTTTTGACGTTCCCCTGCCGGGCTTCCTGCATGTCAGCTGCCCGCACTTTTACCGATATGGTCGAGCAGGTGAAACAGAAGAACAGTTCGCCGATCGCCTCGCCCGAGAACTGGATGATCTGATCATCAAGGAAGGCCCAGAGACGGTCGCAGCGTTTTATGGGGAGCCGCTGATGGGAGCGGGGGGGGTGATCATTCCGCCGAAGACCTACTGGGAAAAGATCCAGAAGGTGTGCCGCAAGCATGACGTCTTGATTGTCGCGGACGAGGTCATCTGCGGTTTCGGTCGAACCGGCAATATGTTCGGTTGCGAGACCTTTGATATCGAACCAGACGTCATGGTGGTATCCAAACAGCTGTCGTCCTCCTATCAGCCCATTGCAGCCATATTGATTAACGACGCTGTTTACCAAGACATTGCCGACCAGAGCCAATCCATCGGCACGTTAGGGCATGGCTTCACTTGTAGCGGGCACCCGGTAGCTACTGCAGTCGCCCTGGAAAATCTTAAAATTATCGAAGAGGAGGGCCTGGTTCAGCATGCTGCTGAAATGGGGATTATCCTTCGCAAAGGGCTTCAGCAGTTTGCTGATCATCCAATGGTTGGCGAGGTTCGTGGTGTGGGGTTGATTGCTGCCGTTGAGTTGGTAGCCGACCGGCACACAAAAGAGCCTTTTGAGGCTGTTGGCAGACTCGGACGGTATCTGTCCTCTCAGGCCCAGGAGCGTGGCATGATCAACCGAGTCATAGGAGATGCATTGGCATTCTGTCCTCCGTTGATCTCAACGGAGAAGGATATCAATGAAATCCTTGGAGTTTTTGCGGCTTCTCTGGATGCGACACAACACTGGTACCTCAAACACACGGCACAGTAGTTAACGCCACTCACTACAGGCAGAGCCGGAATGCGGAGTCGTCCGGCCTGCCGCTTCGTACTCGCTTTGTCCTTCAAATGAGGCTAAAGAAGGCAGCCTTGGTCAGGATGTAGTCTCATCAGGACAAAGCATTTTTTACATGTTCGGTTCGCATCTCGTATCCCCAAGCTGTTCCGGAGAATCGCTCCGTAACCAAGCAACATAATCGAACTCACCACTCACCGCACATAGCTGTTCGATCTGCGCCATTGAGTTCAGTCGCCTCAACTGCCCTCGCTCAGCATGCTGCGAGTCTTTGAAGAAGTCGCACGGCATCGCCGTTTCAGCCAGACGGCGCTGGGTCTTGACGTTACCCAAGGCGCGGTCAAGTGGCTTACACAATCAATAGACTCTACATGCATAAACAGCCCAGACCCGGGCTAGGAGTGGGAGAACATCAGCTTTACTCCAGCCGCTCCGAAAACTAGCGCAAGGGTGCCTTCGATCCATCGGCGTGCTCGGCGATATCCCCGAATCATGGGCGCGGTGGAGAAGACGATCGCATAGCCACAGAAGATAGTGACGCTAAGCACGGCGCAACCGGCCAGAATAATCCCGACCGTTTTTGGCGAAGCTTGCGGCCCCAAGCCAAGGGTCATGGTAGCGATCCAACCCAGCAGTGCCTTGGGGTTTGTGAGATGCATAAGCAGGCCGCGCTGATAAAGACTGAAGCCCGACACTTTTGGCGCGGCCGCTATCTCTTTCTCGAGCCGCTCATTGGACGTTAGAGCAGAGCGGCCTGCTTTGATGGCAAGGAAGAGCAGGTAAGCACCGCCAACCGTTTTTAAGACACCCAGCGCCTGCGCATACTGTGCCAGGACGGCTGAGACGCCCGTGGCTGCCATCGATCCCCAGAAAATCGAACCACTGATCACACCTGCCGCTAGCAGGAGCGCAGGCTGCCTGCCTTGGTTCATCGCGACGCCCATTATTCGCATGTTGCTGGGTCCAGGACTCGCCGCTCCAACAATATAGGCCGTAAATACGAGGAAGAGATGGTGGTAATCAAATGACATTAAAAGCCCCTTAACGAAGTTCTATGCCAGTCAGCGGCTCTGTTATCAGGAGCCCTATGACGGGGCGATGATGGCCGACCACAAGAGCCAACCCGGCGGACTCCTCTGCAAGCTTCAGCGCGATGCTGTCTGAACGTTAAATTTCACGCCCGGATTGGTGGATCTCCGTTACAGACATGGTGAATATCAGTTTTGATTTGCCTTTATTCGAGTAGGCATGAGGTACATCTGTTTTTGCTACGGCTGAGCAACCCGCAGAAATGCTCAGTTCGGTATCTCCTACTATGAAGTGGAGTGTCCCTTTCTCCACGTGAAATAGCTCAGTTGTGCCGTGAGGGTGCCCTGAGGAGGCAAAAGTTTCGCCGGGAAACATTTCCCAGCGCCAAAGCTCAAGCATGTTCGGACCACTGGTTCCAGCCAGGAGCCTAGCCGTCCCTCCCATGTTACCTGTCCAGAGTGTGGGAATATCCTTGCTCTCGATGAGGTGGGCAGATGGGGCGTCGGACACGTTTACGACATCAGCAACTGAAAGGCCCAAAGCAGCAGCGATTTTGCACAGGATCGCGATGCTTGGGTTAGCCGTGCATTTCTCTATCTCGACCACCATGCCCTTGCTGACACCGGAGCGACGGGAAAGCTCGTCGAGAGTGATTTTCCGCTTCTTCCGTTCCTGTTTGAGCCTGCGGGAAACTGCCTCGCTAACGGTTTGAACGTCGGCCCCTGTGTTGGTCGGTATATTGACTATTTTGGTCATTGATCGCTAGTATGAAGTGAAATTTAGGATTAAAGGGATTCTCTGATGCTGTCCGTACTGCCGTCAATCGACCAAGACGTAATCAATTTGGCACCTGAGTTCAGAGCGCTCAGCATTGTGGTCGAAGCTGCACCAATAGCCAATCCAGATATTGGCAAGGACGCTTTGGCTCGAGCCTGTCAATCAGTCACGGCGGGTGGTGCACTGTGGGCAGACGCTCACCTGACCGCTTGGGCGGATCTCTTCCGAAAATTCGGTGCCAAGCCGCAGCGCACCCCTTGCTCAGCTGAAGCTCTTCGCAAACGGGTCCTGCGTGACGGCAGTCTGCCGAGTATCGATCCAGTGGTTGATCTCTATAACGCCATCAGCATTGAATACGCGGTTCCTGTCGGCGGTGAGAACGTCGAAGCCTATGTGGGCTCGCCGCGACTCGCTGTTGCAGATGGATCGGAACCTTTCGACACCATGAAAGAAGGTGCTCCAGCCCACGAATATCCTGATGCCGGTGAAGTTGTTTGGCGGGACGATCAAGGGGTGACTTGCCGTCGTTGGAATTGGCGTCAGGGTGTTAGAACACGGCTCAGTGCAGATGCGAAGCACATGTGGTTCATTCTGGAAAGTCTGCCGGAAATGCCGCTTGAAGCGTTGACTGAAGCGGGTGACAAGCTGATCGAAGGTCTGCAACTGATGATGCCAGGTGCCCAGATTGAGAGTGCACTAATCGGCCCTGGCGCCAATTAGTAAATAAGCGAGACGGTACAGGCTGCTTGTGGGGATGCGTACGGGGTTATGCCCAATCTCGCCTCGCATGCAGCCTTTTTTATAGGTGGCAATCATGCTCAACCACATTACCTTGGAAAGCCTGCTGCTGAATCGAAGAAATCTCCACGGCGCATGGAGTCGATTATTAAGCGATGAGTGCTTCGGAGTCAGTCCGTCCTGTGGTGATCTAATTGCAGAATCACACAATGGAGTCCTGAACTATGTTTACCGGTCTTAGTGCATTTCCTTTGACGCCAATGAATGAGCAGGGTGTGGATGAAGGAGCATTTACTCGCCTTGTGGAGCAACTGGTGGCTGCGAAAGTGGATTCTATCGGTGCGCTCGGGTCTACAGGAAGCTATGCGTACCTTTCTCGGATTGAACGTTCACGAGTTACGCAGTTGGCAGTAGAGGCAGCCGGGAATGTTCCCGTCATGGTAAGCATAGGATCGCTGCGTACACGTGATGTGCTGTTGCTGGCAGAGGATGCGCAAAAAGCAGGAGTCAAAGCATTGTTGCTGCCGCCCGTTTCCTATCAGAAGCTATCAGCTGAAGATGTTTTTTCCCTGTACGAAACGGTCACCGCCAATATCTCCGTCCCGCTATGCGTCTATGACAACCCCGGCACCACCCATTTCGAATTTACTGATGAGCTTCACGGGCGCATTGCCCGCCTGCCGAATGTGCACTCGATCAAGATCCCTGGCGTTCCCGAAGCACCAGATCAGGCCAGGGCACGAGTCGATCGCCTTCGGGCACTGATTCCGGAGCACGTAACGATCGGGGTAAGCGGGGATGCATTTGCTGCTACTGGATTGAATGCAGGCTGTGAGGTCTGGTACTCGGTCATTGGGGGCTTGTTCCCAAAAACGGCCCTGGCAATCACGCGTGCTGCGTTGTCGGGTAACGCCGAAGAAGCGGCTCGCCTTTCCGAATCTTTGAAGCCTCTATGGGCCCTCTTCACACAATTTGGGGGAAGCTTGCGCGTTGTTGCAACGGCGGCCGAGCTTCGTGGATTCACCCACTCTCCGAGCTTGCCATTGCCGCTCAGAGCCATAAGTGGATCAGGGCGTCAGCAAATTGCTGCGGCGATCGACGAGCTCGAATTGAGCTGAGCAGTAAGTGCTGCGAACGCATCCGAAACGCCGAGCTGCATCTTTACAATGATACAGCTCAGCAGGTGCGGTAGGGCGGATGTTGAGTCGGTTTTGACCGGCGCAGTGGGCCTAATGTTGGGCGAGCAGATCAGTTATAGGAGCAAAGTGAATGTACATCCCCCCTCAGTTCGAAGAGTCTCGTGTTGGCGTTTTGCAAGAAGTCATTATGCGAAATCCGCTTGGGTCACTTGTCACTTGTTCGGGTGATGGGATTGACGCCAATCACCTCCCTTTTGAACTTGTACTCCGCAGCGGTGCGCTTGGGGTGCTGCAAGCGCATGTGGCGCGGAATAATCCCCTATGGCATGAAGTCGCCCAGGGCAGCGAGGTGTTGGTGATATTTCGAGCTCAAGATGCGTATATATCGCCACAATGGTATCCGAGCAAACAGGATTTCCATCAGCAAGTCCCCACTTGGAACTACCGGGTCGTGCACGCATTTGGTCGTGTGACGTTTCACGATGATGCTCAGTACGTGCGTCGTGTCGTGGCAAAGCTGACCAAGTCTAATGAAGCAACTCAGCCCACACCTTGGAAAATGACCGATAGTCCCAAGGAGTACATAGATGCCATGCTGAAAAAAATTGTAGGGGTCGAGATCGAAATCACGAGGCTAGTGGGGAAATTCAAGCTCGGTCAGGATGAGGAAGCTCGTGATATCCGAGGTGCTGGCGATGCTTTGGTCTCACGTAATGAGCGAGAAATTGGATTAGCCATGCTTGAGTGCGCTGATAATAAAGACATTTAGCATCTTCCTTCCCACGTACAAAAAGGCGCCTACTGAAATAAAGGAGCACTTCTATTCGTGACGCTCCTCATAAAAATCGTCGGCACTTATGAATTGTCTTTGCAGTGAGGGCGCCTCAGCAGAAGGTGGCTTGCTGAGGCATTTTTTTGAGATCGCTGCTTCGGGCCGGCGGGTCGGCTTACTCAGTTTGAATCACACCGAAGCCTCGTTCGACATTTGAGCGGAATTGTCTCAGGTTC
Encoded here:
- a CDS encoding dihydrodipicolinate synthase family protein; amino-acid sequence: MFTGLSAFPLTPMNEQGVDEGAFTRLVEQLVAAKVDSIGALGSTGSYAYLSRIERSRVTQLAVEAAGNVPVMVSIGSLRTRDVLLLAEDAQKAGVKALLLPPVSYQKLSAEDVFSLYETVTANISVPLCVYDNPGTTHFEFTDELHGRIARLPNVHSIKIPGVPEAPDQARARVDRLRALIPEHVTIGVSGDAFAATGLNAGCEVWYSVIGGLFPKTALAITRAALSGNAEEAARLSESLKPLWALFTQFGGSLRVVATAAELRGFTHSPSLPLPLRAISGSGRQQIAAAIDELELS
- a CDS encoding helix-turn-helix domain-containing protein; this encodes MTKIVNIPTNTGADVQTVSEAVSRRLKQERKKRKITLDELSRRSGVSKGMVVEIEKCTANPSIAILCKIAAALGLSVADVVNVSDAPSAHLIESKDIPTLWTGNMGGTARLLAGTSGPNMLELWRWEMFPGETFASSGHPHGTTELFHVEKGTLHFIVGDTELSISAGCSAVAKTDVPHAYSNKGKSKLIFTMSVTEIHQSGREI
- a CDS encoding B3/4 domain-containing protein is translated as MLSVLPSIDQDVINLAPEFRALSIVVEAAPIANPDIGKDALARACQSVTAGGALWADAHLTAWADLFRKFGAKPQRTPCSAEALRKRVLRDGSLPSIDPVVDLYNAISIEYAVPVGGENVEAYVGSPRLAVADGSEPFDTMKEGAPAHEYPDAGEVVWRDDQGVTCRRWNWRQGVRTRLSADAKHMWFILESLPEMPLEALTEAGDKLIEGLQLMMPGAQIESALIGPGAN
- a CDS encoding FMN-binding negative transcriptional regulator, with amino-acid sequence MYIPPQFEESRVGVLQEVIMRNPLGSLVTCSGDGIDANHLPFELVLRSGALGVLQAHVARNNPLWHEVAQGSEVLVIFRAQDAYISPQWYPSKQDFHQQVPTWNYRVVHAFGRVTFHDDAQYVRRVVAKLTKSNEATQPTPWKMTDSPKEYIDAMLKKIVGVEIEITRLVGKFKLGQDEEARDIRGAGDALVSRNEREIGLAMLECADNKDI
- a CDS encoding aspartate aminotransferase family protein, whose protein sequence is MTDLLAQKDVVNHLHPYTDARLHEADGPLIIERGEGVHVYDNQNKRYIEAMSGLWSVALGFSNQRLIEAAEKQLRTLPFYHVFSSKAHRPSIELAEKLVEMAPVPMSKVFFTNSGSEANDTVVKLLWYRNNALGKPAKKKFISRQNAYHGITTVSASLTGLPANQRGFDVPLPGFLHVSCPHFYRYGRAGETEEQFADRLARELDDLIIKEGPETVAAFYGEPLMGAGGVIIPPKTYWEKIQKVCRKHDVLIVADEVICGFGRTGNMFGCETFDIEPDVMVVSKQLSSSYQPIAAILINDAVYQDIADQSQSIGTLGHGFTCSGHPVATAVALENLKIIEEEGLVQHAAEMGIILRKGLQQFADHPMVGEVRGVGLIAAVELVADRHTKEPFEAVGRLGRYLSSQAQERGMINRVIGDALAFCPPLISTEKDINEILGVFAASLDATQHWYLKHTAQ
- a CDS encoding LysE family translocator; this translates as MSFDYHHLFLVFTAYIVGAASPGPSNMRIMGVAMNQGRQPALLLAAGVISGSIFWGSMAATGVSAVLAQYAQALGVLKTVGGAYLLFLAIKAGRSALTSNERLEKEIAAAPKVSGFSLYQRGLLMHLTNPKALLGWIATMTLGLGPQASPKTVGIILAGCAVLSVTIFCGYAIVFSTAPMIRGYRRARRWIEGTLALVFGAAGVKLMFSHS